One genomic segment of Pandoraea thiooxydans includes these proteins:
- a CDS encoding amidohydrolase family protein: MHLSIPTKNGAPDSLRAPEMLLLPEWLLLPDGPVREHAVVVSGGKFHAVGPAAEVAAAHPGLHARRLPGRLMMPGFVDAHHHLTQSFGKALAFGEPSEIYRRIWVPMEHCLDERMLALSSKLAAWEALRGGFTTVCDAGTRSPGSVSAIAAACHEVGLRCVLGLICNDLADGQPQRPRDAVMAAADAHLARWASDALVRPSLAISVPEAAADGTLHAVAALCREAGAMFQTHINEHLASVERSLVQRRLRPLELLAQVGALGPQTLLAHASLVTPGELNLLRDSGAAVSYNPVASQWKGNAVAPALQMSALGIRLGLGTDGTRSDAFRLMDAAEAAQRLSYGLAAGDSSCGGGALWLALATAGSAQAAGLGERVGRIAPGHYADFLLVDLDVPEMLPSWDLSWELVRLANRSQIEAVFVAGDLRLWQGWPLDWDGAALMAEAAEAARAVVAQAPIQKIHGASPAADWATLLPAAQEVRP, from the coding sequence ATGCACTTATCGATACCAACCAAGAATGGCGCACCGGACAGTTTGCGCGCGCCTGAAATGCTGCTGTTGCCCGAATGGCTGCTATTGCCCGACGGGCCCGTGCGCGAGCACGCGGTGGTCGTCAGCGGCGGCAAATTCCATGCCGTCGGTCCGGCCGCCGAGGTCGCCGCCGCGCATCCGGGGCTGCATGCCCGGCGCCTGCCCGGGCGGCTGATGATGCCGGGCTTCGTCGATGCGCACCACCATCTGACGCAATCGTTCGGCAAGGCGCTGGCATTTGGCGAGCCTTCGGAGATCTACCGCCGCATCTGGGTCCCGATGGAGCACTGCCTGGATGAAAGGATGCTGGCACTGTCGAGCAAGCTGGCGGCATGGGAAGCACTGCGGGGCGGCTTCACGACGGTTTGCGACGCCGGCACGCGATCGCCGGGCAGCGTGAGCGCGATTGCCGCCGCATGCCACGAGGTGGGCCTGCGTTGCGTGCTCGGCCTGATTTGCAATGATCTCGCCGACGGACAGCCGCAGCGGCCGCGCGATGCCGTGATGGCCGCCGCGGATGCGCATCTGGCGCGCTGGGCGAGCGACGCGCTGGTGCGGCCGTCGCTGGCGATCTCGGTGCCGGAGGCTGCTGCCGACGGCACGCTGCATGCGGTGGCGGCACTGTGCCGCGAAGCGGGCGCGATGTTCCAGACGCATATCAACGAGCACCTGGCTTCGGTCGAGCGTTCGCTGGTGCAGCGCCGCCTGCGCCCGCTCGAGCTGCTCGCGCAGGTCGGTGCGCTCGGCCCGCAAACGCTGCTGGCGCACGCTAGCCTGGTGACGCCAGGCGAGCTGAATTTGCTGCGCGACAGTGGCGCGGCGGTCAGCTACAACCCGGTGGCCAGCCAGTGGAAGGGCAATGCGGTGGCCCCGGCGCTGCAGATGAGCGCGCTGGGCATCCGTCTTGGCCTGGGCACCGACGGCACGCGCAGTGACGCGTTTCGCCTGATGGACGCGGCCGAAGCCGCACAGCGTCTGAGCTACGGTCTAGCGGCGGGTGATTCGTCGTGCGGTGGCGGCGCGCTGTGGCTGGCGCTGGCCACGGCCGGTAGCGCGCAAGCGGCCGGGCTGGGCGAGAGGGTCGGCAGGATCGCGCCGGGGCACTACGCCGATTTCCTGTTGGTCGATCTGGACGTGCCCGAGATGCTGCCGTCGTGGGATCTGTCGTGGGAACTGGTGCGGCTGGCCAATCGCTCGCAGATCGAAGCGGTGTTCGTCGCGGGCGACCTGCGCCTGTGGCAGGGATGGCCGCTCGACTGGGACGGCGCGGCGCTGATGGCCGAGGCCGCCGAGGCGGCGCGCGCGGTGGTCGCGCAAGCGCCGATCCAGAAAATCCACGGTGCATCGCCGGCAGCGGATTGGGCGACGCTGCTGCCGGCGGCGCAGGAGGTGCGGCCGTGA
- a CDS encoding porin — protein sequence MKRTMVSSLVLSGLALPALALAQSNVTLYGSLDAGVGYVSNLRGNSAFIAEQGTYRADHWGLRGSEDLGGGRRALFRLESGFSTITGNLASAGVLFNREAFVGLADARLGTLTLGRQTDWNFEWLGRLSSAQIIGNFSVFHPGNIDGLANTVPVEVSNAVKYRSPNLGGLTLGAMYSFSNRAGANTTAGYSLAAKYASGPLRAAATYSNYNDRPLNLAGGLGLTEFAGQALAPGSLFVADNVKIAGAGAAYLWGRWTFHALATDVRISANHQRSSYVALDGGANYQLTPADTLGAGVSSTHFAGKRWTQLSVQDVYAFSKRTQFYASVLYERASANAVADITGIGPASGANQTVVLSGIHHSF from the coding sequence ATGAAGCGAACGATGGTGTCGTCACTGGTGTTGTCGGGGCTGGCCTTGCCGGCACTGGCGCTGGCGCAAAGCAATGTCACGCTGTATGGCAGTCTGGATGCGGGCGTCGGGTATGTCAGCAACCTGCGCGGCAACTCGGCGTTCATCGCCGAGCAGGGCACTTATCGGGCCGATCACTGGGGCCTGCGCGGCTCGGAGGATCTTGGCGGCGGGCGTCGGGCGCTGTTCAGGCTGGAATCGGGCTTTTCGACGATCACCGGCAATCTGGCCAGCGCCGGTGTGCTGTTCAACCGGGAAGCGTTTGTCGGTCTGGCCGATGCGCGGCTCGGCACCCTCACGCTCGGGCGTCAGACCGACTGGAATTTCGAGTGGCTGGGGCGGCTTTCCTCGGCGCAGATCATCGGCAATTTTTCGGTGTTCCACCCGGGCAATATCGATGGCCTGGCCAACACGGTACCGGTCGAGGTATCGAACGCCGTCAAATATCGCAGTCCGAATCTTGGCGGCTTGACGCTTGGCGCAATGTATAGCTTCAGCAACCGGGCAGGCGCCAACACCACAGCCGGCTACAGCCTTGCGGCGAAGTATGCGAGCGGCCCGCTCAGGGCGGCGGCGACCTACTCAAATTACAACGACCGGCCGCTGAATCTGGCGGGCGGATTGGGCTTGACCGAGTTCGCCGGCCAGGCACTCGCGCCGGGCAGTCTGTTCGTGGCGGACAACGTCAAAATCGCCGGCGCCGGCGCCGCGTACCTGTGGGGCCGCTGGACTTTTCACGCGCTGGCGACCGACGTGCGGATTTCGGCCAACCACCAGCGCAGCAGCTATGTCGCGCTCGACGGCGGCGCCAACTATCAGCTCACGCCGGCCGATACGCTCGGCGCCGGCGTGTCGTCGACGCATTTCGCAGGCAAGCGCTGGACCCAACTCAGCGTGCAGGACGTCTACGCGTTTTCCAAACGCACGCAGTTCTATGCGAGCGTTCTCTATGAACGCGCCTCGGCCAATGCGGTTGCCGACATCACCGGCATCGGCCCTGCCTCCGGGGCGAACCAGACGGTCGTGCTCAGCGGTATTCACCACTCGTTCTGA
- a CDS encoding sulfite exporter TauE/SafE family protein: MNWILLLPMSLVVLVAAFVQGSVGVGFGLIVAPVIGLLAPQWLPVTVLILMLPLNAYVCWREHPELDRGGATWVTAGRVIGAFGGVWIITRISAHDLSLLIGVATILAALATIYAPAFTPGRKAFMTAGLITGVTETATGIGGPPLALVYQYHPGPALRSTIALCFAVGEVISLGLLSASGRVTAHLALQAITLIPAMVVGVMASRFARHRLDDRVMRSCVLGFALISGVLILIQTLFSGSM, from the coding sequence GTGAACTGGATATTGCTGTTGCCGATGTCGCTGGTGGTGCTCGTGGCCGCCTTCGTACAAGGCTCGGTCGGGGTCGGTTTCGGGTTGATCGTGGCACCGGTGATCGGCTTGCTGGCACCGCAGTGGCTGCCGGTGACGGTCCTCATTCTGATGCTGCCGCTCAACGCCTACGTCTGCTGGCGAGAGCATCCCGAACTCGATCGAGGCGGAGCAACCTGGGTGACGGCCGGCCGGGTCATCGGTGCGTTCGGCGGCGTCTGGATCATCACGCGCATCTCGGCGCACGACCTCAGTTTGCTGATCGGCGTGGCGACCATTCTCGCCGCGCTGGCGACGATTTATGCACCGGCCTTCACGCCGGGGCGCAAGGCTTTCATGACTGCGGGCCTGATCACCGGGGTGACGGAGACCGCGACCGGCATCGGCGGGCCGCCGCTCGCGCTGGTCTACCAGTATCACCCGGGACCCGCGCTGCGCTCGACCATTGCGCTGTGTTTCGCGGTGGGAGAAGTCATCTCGCTGGGGTTGCTGTCTGCCTCCGGCCGGGTCACCGCCCACCTTGCGCTGCAGGCCATCACGTTGATACCGGCGATGGTCGTGGGCGTGATGGCAAGCCGCTTTGCGCGGCACCGGCTCGACGACCGCGTGATGCGCTCGTGCGTGCTGGGTTTCGCATTGATCTCGGGCGTTCTGATTCTTATCCAAACCTTGTTTTCGGGGAGCATGTAA
- a CDS encoding TIGR03862 family flavoprotein, translating to MSRVSSALAPRCVAVIGGGPAGLMAAETLAAGGARVDLYDAMPSVGRKFLMAGRGGLNLTHSEPMAPFLARYGTRRDDLAPWLARFDPQALRAWAHELGVATFVGTSGRVFPTDMKAAPLLRAWLHRLRGAQVQFHMRHRWIGWDTDDNPGSAADGNEGAIALRFAVPEGEYTRHADAVVLAVGGASWPRLGSDGAWVPRLAQRGVPVAPLRPANCGFDADWSDHFQARFAGAPLKTVALSVTALDGSVVARRGECVASSTGLEGSLIYALSAPIRDLIAANGSAEVLMDLLPDVPQERVMREVSHPRGARSWSSHLQSRLGIAGVKAGLLRECLSRDAFADPARLARGIKALPIRLLRPRPIAEAISSAGGVALEALDAHLMIKHMPGVFCAGEMLDWEAPTGGYLLSACFASGVVAGEGVLAYLAGR from the coding sequence ATGAGTCGAGTCTCGAGCGCGCTCGCGCCCCGTTGCGTCGCCGTGATCGGCGGCGGCCCGGCCGGCCTGATGGCTGCCGAAACGCTTGCCGCGGGCGGCGCGCGCGTCGACCTGTACGACGCGATGCCGTCGGTCGGGCGCAAGTTTCTGATGGCCGGCCGCGGCGGCCTGAACCTCACCCATAGCGAGCCGATGGCGCCGTTTCTGGCGCGCTATGGCACACGGCGCGATGACCTCGCGCCGTGGCTCGCGCGCTTCGACCCGCAGGCGCTGCGCGCCTGGGCGCACGAGCTCGGCGTAGCGACCTTCGTCGGCACCTCCGGGCGGGTTTTTCCGACCGACATGAAAGCCGCGCCGCTGCTGCGCGCGTGGCTGCACCGGCTGCGCGGCGCGCAAGTGCAATTTCACATGCGGCATCGCTGGATCGGCTGGGACACTGACGACAACCCCGGGAGCGCCGCGGACGGCAACGAAGGCGCGATCGCGCTGCGTTTTGCCGTGCCCGAAGGCGAATACACGCGGCATGCCGACGCCGTGGTGCTGGCCGTGGGCGGCGCCAGCTGGCCGCGCCTGGGCTCGGACGGCGCGTGGGTGCCGCGCCTGGCGCAACGCGGCGTGCCCGTGGCACCGCTGCGGCCGGCCAACTGCGGTTTCGACGCCGACTGGAGCGACCACTTCCAGGCCCGCTTCGCCGGCGCCCCGCTCAAGACGGTGGCACTCAGCGTCACCGCGCTCGACGGCAGCGTCGTTGCGCGGCGCGGCGAATGCGTGGCGAGCTCCACCGGTCTCGAAGGCAGCCTGATCTACGCGCTCTCGGCCCCGATCCGCGACCTTATTGCCGCCAATGGCTCGGCCGAGGTCCTGATGGATTTGCTCCCGGATGTCCCGCAGGAGCGCGTCATGCGCGAAGTCTCGCATCCGCGCGGCGCGCGTTCGTGGTCCAGCCATTTGCAAAGCCGGCTCGGCATCGCCGGCGTCAAGGCCGGGCTGCTGCGCGAGTGTCTATCCAGGGATGCATTCGCCGACCCGGCTCGCCTGGCGCGAGGCATCAAGGCATTGCCGATCCGCTTGCTGCGCCCGCGCCCGATCGCCGAGGCCATCAGCAGCGCGGGCGGCGTCGCGCTCGAGGCGCTCGATGCGCACCTGATGATCAAGCACATGCCGGGCGTGTTTTGCGCCGGCGAAATGCTCGACTGGGAAGCGCCGACCGGCGGTTACCTGCTGAGCGCCTGCTTTGCCAGCGGTGTGGTCGCCGGTGAGGGGGTCCTGGCCTATTTGGCCGGCCGCTGA
- the ggt gene encoding gamma-glutamyltransferase yields MQHLRSLIRLSCRVKLSPRVLAVFAALVLAQAAHAVSPPPAYGRHGMVVTTQHLATEVGLKILKEGGNAIDAAVAVGYTLAVVDPCCGNIGGGGFMTLHLADGRNIFVNFRERAPLKATRDMYLDAKGNVVPGRSTRGYLAVGVPGTVMGLDTVLREYGTMTRQQVMAPAIRLAEHGFVLQRGDVDIMTGSGKQGDLDALRGPSKLFAQEPNIAAIFLKHGKPYQVGDRLVQTHLAHTLRLIEKDGAKAFYKGPIADAIVKASNEHGGILSKADFENYFVEETKPIECDYHGYHVISAPPPSSGGTTLCEILNIIEPYPLAKMGFHSAAATHVMVEAMRHAYVDRNTLLGDPDYVKAPIARLISKDYAARIRAAIKPDQATPSSEVKQGVAPHEGTNTTHFSIVDDKGNAVSTTYTINNYFGANVMAGNTGFFLNDEMDDFTSKVGVPNLYGLIQGENNAIAPGKRPLSSMTPSIATKDGKLFMVFGSPGGSRIITIALEVFSDVVDYGMNVQEAVDAPRFHHQWQPDVIQYEPYAFSQDTIDKLKAMGYHFKAYRPWGAAEAIVVDPATGMLTGGTDQRHPAGAAMGY; encoded by the coding sequence ATGCAACACCTGCGATCCCTCATTCGTCTGTCCTGCCGGGTAAAGCTGTCGCCCCGGGTTTTGGCCGTCTTTGCCGCATTGGTGCTGGCGCAGGCCGCCCACGCGGTTTCGCCGCCGCCGGCCTATGGCAGGCATGGCATGGTGGTGACGACTCAACATCTGGCCACGGAAGTCGGCCTGAAAATTCTGAAGGAGGGCGGCAATGCCATCGATGCCGCGGTTGCGGTGGGATACACGCTGGCGGTGGTCGATCCGTGCTGCGGCAATATCGGCGGCGGCGGTTTCATGACCCTGCATCTGGCCGATGGCCGTAATATCTTCGTCAATTTCCGCGAGCGTGCGCCGCTCAAGGCTACCCGCGACATGTACCTGGACGCCAAGGGCAACGTGGTGCCGGGGCGCAGCACGCGCGGCTACCTCGCGGTGGGCGTGCCGGGTACGGTGATGGGGCTCGATACGGTGCTGCGCGAATACGGCACGATGACCCGCCAACAGGTCATGGCGCCGGCGATCAGGCTGGCCGAACATGGTTTCGTTCTGCAGCGCGGCGACGTCGACATCATGACCGGCAGCGGCAAACAGGGCGATCTCGATGCGCTGCGCGGGCCGAGCAAGCTGTTTGCGCAAGAGCCGAATATCGCGGCGATCTTCCTCAAGCACGGCAAGCCTTATCAGGTCGGCGATCGTCTGGTGCAGACCCATCTGGCGCACACCTTGCGCCTGATCGAAAAGGACGGCGCCAAGGCGTTTTATAAGGGGCCGATCGCCGACGCGATCGTCAAGGCGAGCAACGAGCACGGCGGCATCCTGAGCAAGGCCGACTTCGAAAACTATTTCGTCGAAGAAACCAAGCCCATCGAATGTGATTATCACGGCTACCACGTGATCTCGGCGCCGCCGCCAAGCTCGGGCGGCACTACGCTATGCGAGATCCTGAATATCATCGAGCCGTATCCGCTGGCCAAAATGGGCTTTCACTCGGCCGCCGCCACCCATGTGATGGTCGAGGCGATGCGTCACGCCTATGTCGACCGCAACACCTTGCTGGGCGATCCCGATTATGTGAAAGCGCCGATCGCGCGCCTGATTTCGAAGGACTATGCGGCGCGGATTCGCGCGGCCATCAAGCCTGACCAGGCCACGCCGTCGAGCGAGGTCAAGCAGGGCGTGGCGCCGCACGAAGGCACCAATACCACCCACTTCTCAATCGTCGACGACAAGGGCAATGCGGTGTCCACCACGTACACCATCAACAATTACTTTGGCGCGAACGTGATGGCCGGCAATACGGGCTTTTTCCTCAACGACGAAATGGACGACTTCACCTCGAAGGTTGGCGTGCCGAACCTTTATGGCCTGATCCAGGGCGAGAACAACGCAATCGCGCCGGGCAAGCGGCCGCTGAGCTCGATGACGCCGAGCATCGCCACCAAGGATGGCAAGCTGTTCATGGTATTCGGCAGCCCGGGCGGGTCGCGCATCATCACGATCGCGCTGGAAGTTTTCTCGGACGTGGTCGACTACGGCATGAACGTGCAGGAGGCGGTCGATGCGCCGCGCTTCCATCACCAATGGCAGCCCGACGTGATTCAGTATGAGCCTTATGCGTTCTCGCAGGACACCATCGACAAGCTCAAGGCCATGGGATATCACTTCAAGGCCTACAGGCCATGGGGCGCGGCCGAAGCGATCGTGGTCGATCCGGCCACTGGCATGCTGACCGGCGGCACCGACCAGCGCCACCCGGCGGGCGCGGCGATGGGCTACTGA
- a CDS encoding uracil-xanthine permease family protein codes for MTNEKTTADPVDERLPWTRLALLGLQHVLVVAASPITSVFLVAKALGLPETLIVNLIGATFLVCGLGTLLQSFGVGKFGARLPFVMVPGGAPVIMFVLIARQTDLPTAAGAVILTSLFYFAVLPVFARCLKFFPRVVIGTMLILVAVNLIKIYGSIIVGRVGTPGFAEPLNIGLAVATIAFTVGFAKILRGIGGQLAVLLGLLAGAVLSAVLGVMPLGGVAHGALLSLPRPLPFGWPHFNLAATVPLLIFSVISMAEATGQTVAIAEVVGKEIDIRDQVPRTIRGDALMSLLGGIFGTSLIITSSENIGIVQATGVRSRYVTAAAGVFLVIIALCAPLARLASAIPAPVVGGTALIVFAIIGVMGVNLLRGVELREHANMYILAAALTMGLLPILVPGLYSKFPSSLQVVLGNGLAMGAMTAVLVNILFHHLRRYRAASPSLASEAKKAS; via the coding sequence ATGACAAATGAAAAAACGACGGCCGATCCGGTCGATGAACGGCTGCCCTGGACCCGGCTGGCGCTGCTCGGATTGCAGCACGTGCTGGTAGTGGCGGCCTCGCCGATCACATCGGTATTCCTGGTGGCCAAGGCGCTGGGCTTGCCCGAGACGCTGATCGTCAACCTGATCGGCGCGACTTTCCTGGTGTGTGGTCTCGGAACGCTGCTGCAGTCGTTCGGCGTCGGGAAGTTCGGCGCGCGCCTGCCGTTCGTGATGGTGCCGGGCGGCGCGCCGGTCATCATGTTCGTGCTGATTGCGCGGCAGACCGATCTGCCGACCGCGGCGGGCGCGGTCATTCTGACCAGCCTGTTCTATTTCGCGGTGCTGCCGGTGTTTGCCCGTTGCCTGAAGTTTTTCCCGCGCGTGGTGATCGGCACCATGCTGATCCTGGTGGCGGTCAATCTGATCAAGATCTATGGCTCGATCATCGTCGGGCGGGTCGGCACGCCCGGCTTCGCCGAGCCGTTGAATATCGGCCTGGCGGTCGCGACGATTGCCTTTACCGTGGGCTTTGCGAAGATTCTGCGCGGCATCGGCGGGCAATTGGCGGTGTTGCTCGGCTTGCTCGCGGGCGCCGTGCTCAGTGCGGTGCTCGGCGTCATGCCGCTGGGTGGCGTGGCGCACGGGGCATTGCTCAGCCTGCCCAGGCCGCTGCCGTTCGGCTGGCCGCATTTCAATCTGGCCGCGACCGTGCCGCTGCTGATCTTCAGCGTGATCTCGATGGCCGAGGCCACCGGCCAGACGGTGGCGATTGCCGAAGTCGTCGGTAAGGAAATCGACATACGCGACCAGGTGCCGCGCACGATTCGCGGCGACGCCCTGATGTCGTTGCTGGGCGGGATCTTCGGCACCTCGCTGATCATCACCAGCAGCGAGAACATCGGCATCGTGCAAGCCACCGGCGTGCGCTCGCGCTACGTCACGGCGGCCGCCGGCGTGTTCCTCGTCATCATCGCCCTGTGCGCGCCGCTGGCGCGCCTGGCCAGCGCGATCCCGGCGCCGGTGGTTGGCGGTACCGCCCTGATCGTGTTCGCGATCATCGGCGTGATGGGGGTCAATCTGTTGCGCGGCGTCGAGCTGCGCGAGCACGCCAATATGTACATCCTCGCCGCGGCGCTGACGATGGGGCTGCTGCCGATCCTGGTGCCCGGGCTTTATTCGAAATTCCCCTCGAGCCTGCAGGTCGTGCTGGGCAACGGCCTGGCCATGGGCGCGATGACCGCGGTTCTGGTGAATATCCTGTTTCATCACTTGCGGCGTTATCGCGCCGCGAGTCCTTCCTTGGCGAGCGAGGCGAAAAAAGCTTCGTAA
- a CDS encoding LacI family DNA-binding transcriptional regulator, whose product MPSSAPRRPTILDVARHAGVSPTTVSHALNERGYVDPQTRERVKASAQALGYRPNMRAQRLRTGEAQTIALLSSMPFEVAGGASRLGFLMEIAAVAAASALTRGLALILVPPMQGNQLPLERLDIDGAIVIEPTDDDLNVAHLQSRRLPVVSIGRQPADDPVPYVDLQSAATTQLLLSHLWAQGARRIALLIGAQRRNSYVEADLAYRAFCEAHGMSPRISMADEAGGEQAGHDRCAELLRQYPDIDGLYVTVDAFAVGALQAIAEHGLRVPDDIKLVTRYDGLRARTSTPALTAVNLHLDAVASLGVQLLFEHLGGDTHLRHMTPPAPELVARASSAKTRKRSPAR is encoded by the coding sequence ATGCCATCCTCCGCCCCCCGCCGCCCGACCATTCTCGACGTTGCCCGCCACGCCGGCGTCTCACCCACGACGGTCTCGCATGCGCTCAATGAGCGCGGCTACGTCGATCCGCAAACCCGCGAGCGGGTCAAGGCTTCGGCGCAGGCGCTCGGCTATCGGCCCAACATGCGCGCGCAGCGCCTGCGCACCGGCGAGGCGCAAACCATCGCGTTGCTCTCGTCGATGCCGTTCGAGGTGGCGGGCGGCGCCTCGCGCCTGGGCTTTCTGATGGAGATCGCGGCGGTGGCCGCTGCCTCCGCACTCACGCGCGGCCTCGCGCTGATCCTGGTGCCGCCGATGCAGGGCAATCAGCTGCCGCTGGAGCGACTCGACATCGACGGGGCGATCGTGATCGAACCCACCGACGATGACCTTAACGTGGCGCACCTGCAAAGCCGACGGCTGCCGGTGGTTTCGATCGGGCGCCAGCCTGCCGACGACCCGGTGCCGTACGTCGACCTGCAATCGGCCGCCACCACGCAGTTGCTGCTCTCCCATCTGTGGGCGCAGGGCGCGCGGCGCATCGCGCTGCTCATCGGCGCGCAGCGACGCAATTCCTATGTCGAGGCCGATCTTGCGTATCGCGCTTTTTGCGAAGCCCATGGCATGAGCCCGCGCATCTCCATGGCCGACGAAGCCGGCGGCGAGCAGGCCGGGCACGATCGTTGCGCGGAATTGCTGCGGCAATACCCGGACATCGACGGGCTGTACGTCACCGTCGATGCGTTCGCCGTGGGCGCGCTCCAGGCGATCGCCGAACACGGCTTGCGGGTGCCCGACGACATCAAGCTCGTCACCCGTTACGACGGCCTGCGCGCGCGCACCAGTACGCCGGCGCTCACGGCGGTCAACCTGCATCTGGACGCGGTCGCCTCGCTCGGCGTGCAGTTGCTGTTCGAACATTTGGGCGGCGACACCCATCTCCGGCACATGACGCCGCCCGCCCCGGAACTGGTCGCGCGCGCTTCGTCGGCCAAAACGCGCAAGCGCTCGCCCGCGCGGTAA
- a CDS encoding methyltransferase, translating to MTTTDTATIAWTEDGQARSARWRAEGGMPPPKRVVVADDRMTADAAFRLASEGTALLWRGDFQNARQLLQALARRVDHKPRKAAKVPSSLTEAFHWQRQAQSQRARTLGMLLIPFESGHRIPLRRAPDVALACEQAYGPAAEPYVTSLRELQGIIGAHEWRKKGVEIPALNARIHPHYGVFSPVRGEYVELVASAPLPARTLAFDIGTGTGVLAAVLARRGVASVIATDQQPRALACARENIERLGLTQQVSVLEADLFPPGRAPLIVCNPPWLPARPSSALESAVYDPDGRMLRGFLAGLAAHLSPGGEGWLILSDLAEHLGLRTRDELLAAIEAAGLKVLGKIDTRPHHPRAADASDPLHAARAAEITSLWRLAAQ from the coding sequence ATGACCACGACTGACACCGCGACGATCGCCTGGACCGAGGACGGTCAGGCGCGTTCGGCCCGCTGGCGCGCCGAGGGCGGCATGCCGCCGCCCAAGCGGGTGGTGGTCGCCGACGACCGCATGACAGCGGACGCCGCTTTCCGGCTGGCCAGCGAAGGCACGGCGCTGTTGTGGCGCGGCGACTTCCAGAACGCGCGCCAACTCTTGCAGGCGTTGGCGCGTCGGGTCGATCACAAGCCTCGCAAGGCGGCCAAGGTGCCGTCGTCGCTGACCGAAGCGTTTCACTGGCAGCGTCAGGCGCAGTCGCAGCGCGCCCGTACCCTGGGCATGCTGTTGATCCCGTTCGAGAGCGGCCACCGCATTCCATTGCGCCGCGCGCCCGACGTCGCGCTGGCCTGCGAGCAAGCGTACGGGCCGGCGGCCGAACCGTATGTGACCTCGCTGCGCGAGTTGCAAGGCATCATCGGCGCGCACGAGTGGCGCAAGAAGGGGGTCGAAATACCGGCGCTGAATGCGCGAATTCATCCGCATTACGGGGTGTTTTCGCCGGTTCGCGGCGAGTACGTCGAGCTGGTCGCCTCGGCACCTTTGCCGGCGCGCACGCTGGCGTTCGACATCGGCACCGGCACGGGAGTGCTGGCCGCCGTGCTGGCGCGCCGTGGCGTGGCCAGCGTGATCGCGACCGACCAGCAGCCGCGGGCGCTTGCCTGCGCGCGCGAGAACATCGAGCGGTTGGGCTTGACCCAACAGGTCTCGGTGCTCGAGGCCGATCTGTTTCCGCCCGGCCGCGCACCGCTGATCGTCTGCAATCCGCCCTGGCTTCCGGCCCGGCCCAGTTCAGCGCTGGAGTCCGCCGTGTACGACCCTGACGGCCGCATGCTGCGCGGCTTCCTGGCGGGCCTGGCGGCGCACCTGAGCCCGGGAGGCGAAGGCTGGCTGATTCTCTCGGATCTGGCCGAGCATCTTGGCCTGCGCACTCGTGACGAATTGCTGGCGGCCATTGAGGCGGCCGGCCTGAAGGTGCTCGGCAAGATCGACACCCGGCCGCACCACCCGCGTGCCGCCGACGCGAGCGACCCGCTGCACGCCGCGCGGGCTGCGGAGATAACCTCGCTGTGGCGCCTGGCGGCGCAATAG